A single genomic interval of Zingiber officinale cultivar Zhangliang chromosome 4A, Zo_v1.1, whole genome shotgun sequence harbors:
- the LOC121970299 gene encoding pentatricopeptide repeat-containing protein At4g37170-like codes for MKPLPLLRLCSLSKTVSYSAAAALPSPSRPPPSFSLSPAQDPITLLCDRGLFSEAIDLLSCQRRLPPSAPRRLDISSSARRIASAAISSGVSLPLVLANRLLDLLAKSGALPDARLLFDSLPQRDVCSWNTLLAGYSFAGDLDEAKRLFDRMPDRDHFSWSTILSAHSRRGLPGEALHFYRSMLRASNGKGAIFSNRFTASSALAAATAVPCLRHGKEIHCHIVRMGFDSDAIVWSALSDMYAKCGCINDARHVFDRIADKDVVSWTTMIGRYFDSGQRMEGFYLFSQMLRLGVQPNEFTFAGVLDACSHLAMEGLGRQVHGYMTRIGYDPLSFSVSALVHMYSKCGNIEKASVVFKGMSRPDLVSWTSIICGCAQNGHSEEATRFFDLLLKSGTKPDQIVFIGVLSACAHAGFIDKGLRIFHSIKDEHSLEHTSDHYACVVDLLSRAGRFEEAEEIIEKMPMKPDKFLWASLLGGCRLHKNLRLGKRAAEALFDLEPENAASYVTLANIYAAAGMWDEVEKVRKTMDQLGVIKKPGSSWIEVKRKFHVFLVGDKSHPMTEDIYMQLDKFNKRMKEEGYVPDTDYVLHDVEDEQKEENLAYHSEKLSVVFGIIATPQDTPIKVFKNLRICGDCHTAIKFISRISRRIIIVRDSSRFHHFKEGMCSCRDYW; via the coding sequence ATGAAGCCCCTTCCTCTCCTCCGCCTCTGCTCCCTCTCTAAAACCGTCTCCTACTCAGCCGCCGCCGCCTTACCTTCTCCCTCCCGACCTCCACCCTCTTTCTCCCTCTCTCCCGCGCAAGATCCTATCACTCTCCTCTGCGACCGAGGTCTCTTCTCCGAAGCCATCGATCTCCTCTCCTGCCAGCGCCGCCTACCCCCCAGCGCCCCCCGCCGCCTCGACATCTCCTCTTCCGCCCGACGCATCGCCTCCGCCGCTATTTCCTCCGGCGTCTCCCTCCCCCTCGTCCTCGCCAACCGCCTTCTCGACCTGCTTGCCAAGTCTGGCGCCCTCCCCGATGCACGCCTCCTGTTCGACTCATTGCCCCAGAGGGACGTCTGCTCCTGGAACACTCTTCTCGCCGGGTATTCCTTCGCCGGGGACCTCGATGAGGCAAAGAGGCTTTTTGACCGCATGCCCGATAGGGATCACTTTTCTTGGAGTACCATTTTGTCCGCGCACTCTAGGCGTGGCCTCCCGGGAGAGGCACTCCACTTCTACCGCAGTATGCTGAGGGCAAGTAACGGAAAAGGTGCAATCTTTAGTAATAGATTCACAGCTTCCAGCGCCCTTGCTGCTGCCACTGCTGTCCCTTGCCTCCGGCATGGAAAGGAGATACATTGCCACATAGTTCGAATGGGCTTTGACTCGGACGCGATCGTCTGGAGTGCACTTTCGGATATGTACGCCAAATGTGGATGTATTAATGATGCACGACATGTGTTCGATCGGATTGCTGATAAAGATGTTGTTTCCTGGACAACTATGATTGGGAGGTACTTCGATAGCGGACAGAGGATGGAGGGGTTTTATCTGTTTTCGCAGATGTTAAGATTAGGCGTCCAACCAAATGAGTTCACTTTTGCAGGAGTTTTAGATGCGTGCTCGCATTTAGCTATGGAAGGCTTAGGAAGGCAGGTCCATGGGTACATGACAAGGATTGGATATGATCCATTGTCATTCTCAGTGAGTGCTCTTGTGCACATGTACTCAAAATGTGGAAATATCGAAAAGGCCAGTGTTGTCTTCAAAGGGATGTCTCGGCCAGACTTGGTCTCATGGACTTCGATAATTTGTGGATGTGCTCAAAATGGCCATTCAGAGGAGGCAACAAGATTCTTTGATTTATTGTTAAAATCAGGTACCAAACCAGACCAAATAGTATTCATTGGAGTACTTTCAGCTTGTGCTCATGCAGGATTTATCGATAAAGGTCTAAGAATATTTCATTCCATAAAAGATGAGCACTCACTGGAGCACACTTCAGATCACTATGCTTGTGTTGTTGATCTTCTCAGCCGGGCTGGTCGATTTGAGGAAGCTGAGGAGATTATAGAGAAGATGCCAATGAAGCCTGATAAATTCCTCTGGGCCTCGTTGCTTGGTGGTTGTAGGCTTCATAAGAATCTTAGATTGGGAAAACGGGCTGCTGAAGCATTGTTTGACTTAGAACCTGAGAATGCAGCGAGTTATGTAACTTTAGCTAACATTTATGCGGCTGCTGGCATGTGGGATGAAGTGGAGAAAGTCAGAAAGACAATGGACCAGTTAGGAGTGATCAAGAAGCCTGGATCAAGTTGGATTGAGGTTAAGAGAAAATTTCACGTGTTCTTAGTGGGAGATAAGTCACACCCTATGACAGAGGATATTTATATGCAATTGGACAAGTTCAATAAGAGAATGAAAGAGGAAGGATATGTCCCGGACACAGATTATGTTCTGCATGATGTGGAAGATGAGCAGAAGGAAGAGAACTTAGCGTATCATAGTGAAAAGCTCTCAGTTGTATTTGGGATCATTGCTACTCCACAGGATACGCCTATCAAAGTTTTTAAGAATCTACGAATTTGTGGAGATTGCCATACTGCTATCAAGTTTATTTCTCGGATTAGTCGAAGAATAATCATAGTGAGGGATTCAAGTAGGTTCCATCACTTCAAGGAAGGGATGTGTTCCTGCAGAGATTATTGGTAA